One Aegilops tauschii subsp. strangulata cultivar AL8/78 chromosome 2, Aet v6.0, whole genome shotgun sequence genomic window, AAGAATATGTGAGTGGCGACGACTGACGATAGCAACCGCCGTCGAGAAGAAGAAGATGCGGAGAGACGACATCCATCCATGGTCTCCCTCCCAGTCAATACGTTCCACTAGGCGGATCCGTTGAACCTGCTCGCATGCATGCCCCGTCCTGCTCGCCATTGGCACCGGCACCGCGCGCGCGCATAAATAGAAGCGGAGGCGGCATGGTTTCTACGTACCTGCTTAGCTCGCTCGCCAACCATCGCAAGCGAAGTAGCTAGCTAATGGCGCCGATCCACAGCAAGCAAACGCTGCTGGCGCTGGCGCTGGCGCTCGCGTTTGTCAGCGTCGTGGCGGCGCGAGGGGAAGCGCTGCCCGCCGCCCGGCACGAGCGGTGGATGGCCAAGTACGGGCGCGTGTACGCGGACGCCGCCGAGAAGCTGCGCCGGCGGGAGGTGTTCGCGGCCAACGCGCGCCACATCGACGCCGTCAACCGGGCGGGCAACCGGACGTACACGCTCGGGCTCAACCAGTTCTCCGACCTCACCAACGAGGAGTTCGCGGAGACGCACCTCGGGTACCGTCACCAGCCCGGCGGGCTCGCGCCGGCGGCCGCGGTGAACGTGTCCATGGCTCAGCTGCAGTCCACGCTCCCAGACAGCGTGGACTGGAGGGCCCGGGGCGCCGTCACCCCAGTCAAGTACCAAGGTCACTGCGGTAAGAATCATCTGCACCTCCTGCATGCATAGCATAGCATATCATATACCATTGGACAAAGTTGGCAAATGAATAAGGGAATGTTCACACGTCGTTTGCGTGCGTGCAGGGAGCTGCTGGGCGTtcgcggcggtggcggcgacggAGGGGCTGGTGCAGATCGCCACCGGCAACCTCATCCCCATGTCAGAGCAGCAGGTGCTGGACTGCACGGGCGGCGCCAACAGCTGCAAGAGTGGCCACGTCAACGCCGCCCTAACCTACATCACCGCCAGCGGCGGCCTACAGACGGAGGCAGCCTACGCGTATGGCGCCAAGCAGGGCGCGTGCCGCAGCGGCGGCCTCGGCCCAAATCCGGCCGCCTCCGTCGGCGTCCACCGGTCTGTGACACTGCACGGCGACGAGGGCGCGTTGCAGGCGCTCGTGGCCAGCCAACCGGTGGCCGTGGCCGTGGAGGCCGACGCTGACTTCCACCACTACAGGAGCGGCGTGTACGTCGGCAGCCCGTCGTGCGGGCGGAACCTGCACCACGCCGTCACGGTGGTGGGCTACGGggcggacggcggcgccggcgggcagGAGTACTGGGTGGTGAAGAACCAGTGGGGGGCTGGGTGGGGCGAGGGCGGCTACATGCGCCTCACGCGCGGGAACGGCAACAACTGCGGCATGGCCACCCACGCCTACTACCCCACCATGGACACCTCTTGAAAACCACATCAGTAGTCCATGCAGCATCGAGTATGGTTTATCAGCTAGCTACAGAACGATGCAGCTGCAGTACCACGTAAACGTACGTATATATGGATTTTGGTTTTTGGATAATGAACATCGAAAGCATGGAATGATGCGTTCGCCTATGTAATAGTATAAACTTGGAAACTTGTATATGCCAATTTTCCTTCTGCTAGCTGTTCATCAATCAAAATGGGTCAGCAAAAAAATTGACAAACTACGTCGTGCTTTCTTATGGGCTGGCTCCGATGCCGTCTGTGGAGGCAAATGCCTTGTCCGCTGGACCCAGGTGTGCTCACCCATCTCCATTGGCGGGCTGGGCATCCATGACCTACAAGCTCAGGGGCGAGCGCTTAAAGTTCGCTGGCTTTGGCAGCGCGCCACAGATCTGGATAAGCCATGGCAAGGTCTGCAACTTCCTGTTGATAAGCATGTTAAGGCTCTTTTCATTGCTTGTACCTCCATCAAGATTGGCAACGACATTAGGATCTCCTTTTGGCATGATCACTGGCTCGGCGGCGAGACTCCGGCTGTTTCATTTCCTAACCTTTTCAAGCACAGCAAGAACAAAAAAATAGTATTGCCTGAAGGTCTCACCAATAGAAAATGGGTCACCTTGTCAAGCGCAACCCAGGCATCGATGTGCTGCGTGAATATATTGAATTCTGGCACAGATCCAGGGTGATCACTTTGTCCAACCTAAAGGACGAGTTCATTTGGAAATGGTCATCTGATGGAAGATACAATGCTAAGTCAGCTTACCTATGTCAATTCTGGGGCAAGATTAATTCTCCTCTACCTGAGATCATATGGCATATTAAGGTTCCACCAAAAATGAGATTCTTCAGCTGGCTCTTTGTACAGGGCAAATGTTTGACTGCAGATAACCTTGCAGAGCGGGGTTGGCCTCACAACCCGGTCTGTCAACTATGTCATTTAGGGATGGAAGACAGCCTGCACCTTGTAGCTAGCTGCCCTTTCACGGCTGGAATCTGGGGCTATTGCTTGGCGATATATAAGTTTCCCTTCAACCTCCTGCCTACTGCTCTTGATGGCTCTCTATTGGACTGGTGGTTAAAGGCTCTGGATGGTATAGGTACAAGCAGGAAAAAGGATCTCTCATCTCTAATCATGGCGGTTTCCTGGCATGTTTGGAGTGAAAGAAACAACCGTATATTCAATAATAAGGTAACCCATTTCCTGAAGGTCGCTGAGAGCATCATCAACGAGCTCAACTCTTGGAGAATCGCTGGATTCAGAGGAGCTCAATGGACTGGCGCAGGATAGCATTCTTTCCTCCTTCCATGTGTACATTTATATAGCTTTTACTTCTCCTTTCTGGCTCTCAGCCGTTCTGTAAATCTTGAACTGTATCTCTTGGGGTGACTCATCCTATCTTAATGAATGAAATCAGCACAATGTTGTTTTTcgtcaaaaataaataaatcaatGGAACGGACGTTCTGAATGTTCTTCTCATGCCTCGCCTTTTTCATGCCTGTTCTTCTTCCTCTCACAACCCGACACAAATCTGGATCTAGTTTAGCTGCACGCCAGTCGCCTGAAAATCCAATTTTGGTTAGTTGATTTTTGCTAGAAGGAAGCAGCCGCCGGAGGGAAGGAAGAAGCAACCGCCACTCGCTAGAGAAGCTATCCCATTATCTAGCTGCCCCAtgatctatcttaggggtgttgTGGGTGCAAGTTCGTCGGAAAAAATGATGCATGGCCGGGGGAGGGGCCGCATTggggggagggcggggcggcgaggctgACGCGGGAGCGCCACGGGTGGTCGAGGGGAAGAGGATGAACAGGAAGTTAGTCTGGAGGTGAAGAAGCTAATCCGACCATTCATCTTGCAGACTTAAAACAATTGATTGATCGAAAATATTTTTTCGGCGGTTGTCATATAGCTAATTCCATCTGGATCATATATACCTGTCTCAATTTTTTCACCAAAAACAGTAGGATAGGCCACCTTGCAACATTATATTAAAAGAACCGTCCAAAATGTTCACAAGAAAAAAAAACATACTTGCATCTCATCAACCAGTTCAAGAATGCCCATGTTGATGTACTGTGTATGACCTGTTACAAGTCTGATACTTGAACCTATAATAAACCTATCTTCATGCAGGCACGATACGTGGATCTGAGGACGAAGCTGCGCTACGACGATCCAGAGGTTTTCAGGCAGACCAGAATGCTTCCCGAGGAGTACGTCCAGAGGTATCTGGCGGTGAGGAACGCGCAGCTGTGCTAAGATAACAAGCTCCCGGCGTTGCCGTACCTGTGTATACGAGGAGCCACTGTCCCGCTCTTGGATCTGAATAGGCATCGTCGTTTCCCTCCTCATCGGTTGCTAGCTGAATCCGCTCCCTGAAGCTCAAACAAACAGGGCATGAGTGTACAAGGACTAGCGTactgagagcatctccagccgttggccccccaggcGGTGATTTTACGCGCCCCCGAGGGCGAGCCGGCGATAAAATCGGCACGGGGGCGAGCGGGTTCCCAGCCGCTTGCCCCAGGGTCGCCCTAGACgtgtattttttttattttaaaaCATCTGAATTCGGCAAAGTTGGGCCAAACTCGGCATAAATTCAGCTAACTTGACATT contains:
- the LOC109743204 gene encoding ananain-like, coding for MAPIHSKQTLLALALALAFVSVVAARGEALPAARHERWMAKYGRVYADAAEKLRRREVFAANARHIDAVNRAGNRTYTLGLNQFSDLTNEEFAETHLGYRHQPGGLAPAAAVNVSMAQLQSTLPDSVDWRARGAVTPVKYQGHCGSCWAFAAVAATEGLVQIATGNLIPMSEQQVLDCTGGANSCKSGHVNAALTYITASGGLQTEAAYAYGAKQGACRSGGLGPNPAASVGVHRSVTLHGDEGALQALVASQPVAVAVEADADFHHYRSGVYVGSPSCGRNLHHAVTVVGYGADGGAGGQEYWVVKNQWGAGWGEGGYMRLTRGNGNNCGMATHAYYPTMDTS